A window from Gemmatimonadota bacterium encodes these proteins:
- a CDS encoding tripartite tricarboxylate transporter TctB family protein → MVQISSVWKQLGVPLLVMGAGCLVFFALFTDVHFDADRPHNPVTWPSMMTMALMAVAGVMLLWNLRNLWKERRNSPGQQATAGTAPPASDEIIGEDVVAIVASEGVEAGEHDNRKMVLGFLGIVGYGVATTYLGFAFATFLVILYWLVISGQRRVLPILLTGVVATLVFLFVFLKMAYMPLPKGVGVFHDLTIGLYRTLGLF, encoded by the coding sequence TTGGTCCAAATCAGTTCAGTATGGAAACAGCTCGGCGTTCCGTTGCTCGTGATGGGCGCCGGGTGCCTTGTCTTTTTCGCCCTGTTCACCGACGTGCATTTCGATGCCGACAGGCCCCATAACCCGGTGACCTGGCCGTCGATGATGACGATGGCGCTCATGGCCGTTGCCGGAGTCATGCTTCTCTGGAACCTGCGCAACCTGTGGAAGGAACGCAGGAATTCGCCCGGCCAACAGGCGACCGCCGGAACGGCGCCGCCGGCGTCCGACGAGATCATCGGCGAGGACGTCGTCGCAATCGTCGCTAGCGAGGGAGTGGAGGCAGGAGAGCACGACAACAGGAAGATGGTATTGGGATTCCTGGGAATTGTCGGATACGGCGTTGCCACCACATACCTCGGGTTCGCTTTCGCAACCTTCCTGGTGATTCTTTACTGGCTCGTGATCAGCGGGCAGCGCCGGGTCTTGCCGATCCTGCTTACCGGCGTGGTCGCGACTTTGGTATTCTTGTTCGTATTTCTCAAAATGGCCTACATGCCATTGCCCAAGGGTGTCGGTGTCTTTCACGACCTGACAATCGGGCTCTACCGCACATTGGGATTGTTTTAG
- a CDS encoding tripartite tricarboxylate transporter permease, which translates to MDIIPNLIAGMGNLFQVTNFAFLLVGSFIGIVAGAMPGIAFVNAMALGLPFAYFMTPVSAMLFLTGIYVGGIFGGSISSVLLNIPGSPGSLPATWDGYPMTKQGRSAKALGIAITCSAIGGMVSALLMIFFAPPFAQFALTFDQPEFFAATFLGLVTVISIAKGNMLPALLSLFAGLIIATIGIDYFYAMPRLTFGWEVLDSRVSFVVAMIGMFAVGEVLFTLTQHLKIGHRNLDRHTQLPSLKELWKLKGTIARGSGLGCMIGVIPGAGGLVGAIIAYGVEKQVSPRGDQFGTGVEEGLAAPETAKNATTGAATIPMLTLGIPGSAATAIMMAALMLKGVNPGPILFVSGKELVYTVFAGYLVANLLIVVMGLPIARGFSLIMKVPPAILYSMIIVLAVIGAFAVRNNIADVYICLFFGVLSYFMKRFNIPTTPMVLGIILGPLAERFYLTSLASYDTALIFFTRPKSGVIMALAIAFLLWSLWPSIMQLGRTIRNRIGGPA; encoded by the coding sequence ATGGACATCATTCCGAATTTGATTGCCGGAATGGGCAACCTCTTTCAGGTCACCAATTTTGCATTTCTTCTGGTGGGGTCGTTTATCGGTATCGTCGCGGGGGCCATGCCCGGCATTGCCTTCGTCAACGCCATGGCATTGGGCCTGCCTTTCGCCTATTTCATGACCCCTGTTTCGGCAATGCTGTTTTTGACCGGCATTTATGTCGGCGGCATATTCGGCGGTTCCATTTCGTCGGTTCTTTTGAACATACCGGGTTCGCCCGGGTCATTGCCGGCGACGTGGGACGGCTATCCGATGACCAAGCAGGGGCGCTCGGCGAAAGCCCTCGGCATCGCCATCACCTGTTCGGCCATCGGCGGCATGGTCAGCGCGCTGCTGATGATTTTCTTCGCGCCGCCGTTCGCCCAGTTCGCCCTGACATTCGATCAGCCGGAGTTCTTTGCCGCGACCTTCCTCGGGCTCGTCACGGTGATATCCATCGCCAAGGGCAATATGCTTCCGGCGCTGCTGTCGCTTTTCGCCGGCCTCATCATCGCGACGATCGGAATCGATTACTTTTACGCTATGCCGCGTCTGACCTTCGGCTGGGAGGTCCTGGACAGCAGGGTCAGCTTCGTCGTGGCGATGATCGGAATGTTTGCGGTCGGTGAAGTTCTGTTTACGCTCACCCAGCACCTGAAAATCGGTCATCGCAACCTGGACAGGCACACCCAGCTCCCGTCTCTCAAAGAATTGTGGAAGCTGAAGGGCACGATCGCACGGGGCTCCGGTCTGGGGTGCATGATCGGCGTCATTCCCGGCGCCGGCGGTCTGGTCGGGGCGATCATCGCCTACGGCGTGGAGAAGCAGGTTTCGCCGCGAGGGGACCAATTCGGCACCGGCGTGGAAGAAGGGCTGGCGGCGCCGGAAACGGCCAAGAACGCGACCACGGGCGCGGCGACCATTCCCATGCTGACCTTGGGGATCCCCGGAAGCGCGGCAACCGCGATCATGATGGCGGCCCTCATGCTGAAGGGCGTGAATCCCGGCCCAATCCTGTTCGTGAGCGGCAAGGAACTGGTCTACACGGTCTTTGCCGGTTACCTGGTCGCCAATCTCCTGATCGTGGTCATGGGGCTGCCGATTGCGCGCGGCTTCTCGCTCATCATGAAGGTGCCGCCGGCAATACTCTATTCCATGATTATCGTTCTGGCGGTGATCGGCGCGTTTGCCGTGCGCAACAACATCGCGGACGTCTATATCTGCCTGTTCTTCGGGGTCCTGAGCTACTTCATGAAGCGGTTCAACATTCCCACGACGCCTATGGTCCTGGGCATAATTCTGGGGCCGTTGGCCGAGCGGTTTTACCTGACGTCCCTGGCGAGCTACGACACCGCACTGATCTTTTTCACCCGCCCGAAGAGCGGCGTAATCATGGCGCTCGCAATCGCATTCCTGCTGTGGTCCCTGTGGCCATCCATCATGCAGCTCGGCCGGACAATCAGAAATCGTATCGGCGGCCCGGCCTGA
- a CDS encoding (2Fe-2S) ferredoxin domain-containing protein gives MKGPRAETTIDDDPKPYYPGDYRCQIFCCTFQRSPDARRSCGLNGSADLRDYLIARVRELNLEHVRVHSAGCLDLYCEVGPMMMILPEEVRYRYASRADIDKILLRHVIEKKRVEELLVIPKQKTEDIS, from the coding sequence ATGAAGGGTCCAAGGGCCGAAACAACGATAGACGACGATCCGAAGCCCTATTATCCGGGAGACTATCGCTGCCAGATTTTCTGCTGCACGTTTCAGCGCAGCCCGGATGCGCGCCGGTCGTGCGGCCTCAACGGCTCGGCCGACCTTCGCGATTACCTGATCGCCCGGGTCAGGGAGCTGAACCTCGAGCATGTGCGGGTTCATTCGGCCGGCTGTCTCGATCTTTATTGCGAGGTCGGCCCCATGATGATGATTCTGCCGGAGGAAGTGCGCTATCGCTACGCCAGCCGTGCGGATATCGACAAAATCCTGCTCCGGCACGTTATTGAGAAAAAGCGGGTTGAAGAGTTACTCGTGATACCGAAACAGAAAACGGAAGACATTTCCTGA
- a CDS encoding radical SAM protein encodes MNRILRRADLVPQQIGVLYHPVILKLELLSQGLRISPAASEEIGKSLKIDHAVGAVGKHALDIILTPGKVYVGLPHGAAVNEHFEEGTPFTLEVDGDGQFFIGKKPARLKEDGRWICMEEDAEPERLMNCTLPATPGYYDKKTSNGHSMRSIMPHAGDFGGSTIFPQCVYFGHFLKEFEGTECRFCGIDENLESGRDPYPKRIDDFLETLEEARKHPGFRHGPVFAGGTTAGPDRGAKVHAKFLRPIKDAFPDNWLRLTIAPPREEKYADMLFEAGADMVGYNYEIFDPQLFNKLCPGKVKDIEDGVPGHDQYDKMIKHIVENFGMGRANANLLAGLEPAQRTVDGIEHLASMGVIPTIFVFVPLKGTALEGQMPPSIREMIYIYSNLKSITEKYGVDTYCAGCSRMLVNTTFYDGMQPTMPAITEDDLRYVGLPPEDLYEAPPLPFHLNCAW; translated from the coding sequence CACCGGCTGCCAGCGAGGAAATCGGAAAATCCCTCAAGATCGATCATGCCGTCGGCGCAGTCGGAAAACACGCCCTCGACATCATCCTGACACCGGGAAAGGTCTATGTCGGCCTGCCGCACGGCGCTGCCGTGAACGAGCATTTCGAGGAAGGCACGCCCTTCACATTGGAGGTCGATGGCGACGGTCAGTTTTTCATCGGCAAGAAGCCAGCCCGGTTGAAAGAAGACGGCCGCTGGATTTGCATGGAGGAGGACGCCGAACCGGAACGATTGATGAATTGCACCCTGCCGGCGACTCCCGGCTATTACGACAAGAAGACCTCGAACGGCCATTCCATGCGGTCGATCATGCCTCATGCGGGCGACTTCGGAGGCTCCACGATCTTCCCGCAATGCGTTTACTTCGGTCATTTCCTCAAGGAGTTCGAAGGCACCGAGTGCCGGTTTTGCGGGATCGACGAGAACCTGGAATCCGGTCGGGATCCGTATCCCAAACGCATCGACGATTTCCTGGAAACCCTGGAAGAAGCCCGTAAACACCCCGGCTTCCGGCACGGCCCGGTGTTTGCCGGCGGCACGACGGCCGGACCGGACAGGGGCGCGAAGGTGCACGCGAAGTTTTTGAGGCCGATCAAGGACGCGTTTCCGGACAACTGGCTGCGCCTTACGATCGCCCCGCCCAGAGAAGAAAAATACGCCGACATGCTGTTCGAAGCCGGCGCCGACATGGTGGGGTACAACTACGAAATCTTCGATCCGCAACTGTTCAACAAATTGTGCCCCGGCAAGGTTAAAGACATCGAAGACGGCGTCCCGGGGCACGATCAGTATGACAAGATGATCAAGCATATTGTCGAGAATTTCGGCATGGGACGGGCGAACGCCAATCTGCTTGCAGGATTGGAGCCGGCGCAAAGAACGGTCGATGGCATCGAGCATCTGGCGTCCATGGGGGTAATTCCGACTATTTTCGTGTTTGTGCCGCTAAAGGGCACGGCGCTGGAAGGCCAAATGCCGCCCAGCATTCGCGAAATGATCTACATTTATTCCAACCTGAAATCGATTACCGAGAAATACGGCGTCGATACCTACTGCGCCGGCTGTAGCCGCATGCTCGTCAATACCACGTTCTATGACGGCATGCAGCCGACCATGCCGGCGATCACCGAAGACGACCTTCGCTACGTCGGTTTGCCGCCGGAAGACCTGTACGAAGCGCCGCCGCTACCCTTCCACCTGAATTGTGCGTGGTGA